The following are encoded together in the bacterium genome:
- a CDS encoding glycosyltransferase: MRVLYHIPYPDGLGADRWICEGWRAGFRALGHEFHLLTAVDRLSERARTTRPDLFFTAINLIDLEREQSTLRAMREQGTKVLLWVHWPLEARVDPRRGEALRRDDIADVYFGEREPEQMEPFQQETGKRYHVIPNAANPALHFPVAPVTRYRYDIVYLGANLRKKRWFAEQILRPLRRKYRVGVFGPGWSLRDQALRAGSRFCRLAGAFQVAKTIDQARISVPPEAERVLYSSAAVALNFHEREDDGSQPHYIVNQRTFKIPACGGFQICDDVPAIRKYFGEDEIVMAPLDPRVWMARIEYFLRHEEEREAIRAKGAQRALHEHLSTHRVRSVLTLLGAA, encoded by the coding sequence TTGCGGGTCCTCTATCACATTCCATACCCCGATGGCCTCGGCGCGGACCGCTGGATCTGCGAGGGGTGGCGGGCCGGTTTTCGCGCGCTGGGCCATGAGTTCCATCTGCTGACCGCGGTGGACCGGTTGTCCGAGCGGGCGAGGACGACGAGACCCGATCTGTTCTTCACGGCCATCAACCTCATCGATCTCGAGCGCGAGCAATCCACGCTCAGGGCGATGCGCGAACAGGGCACCAAAGTGCTGCTGTGGGTGCATTGGCCCCTCGAAGCACGCGTCGACCCCCGGCGGGGCGAAGCGCTCAGGCGCGATGACATCGCGGATGTGTATTTTGGGGAACGAGAACCCGAACAGATGGAACCGTTTCAGCAGGAGACCGGAAAGCGGTACCATGTCATTCCCAACGCCGCCAACCCGGCGCTCCATTTCCCCGTCGCCCCGGTGACACGCTACCGGTATGATATCGTGTATCTGGGCGCGAATCTTCGGAAGAAGCGATGGTTTGCGGAGCAGATCCTCCGCCCGCTGAGGCGGAAGTACCGGGTGGGGGTATTCGGACCTGGGTGGAGCCTGCGCGACCAGGCACTGCGCGCGGGAAGCCGGTTCTGCCGTCTGGCCGGGGCGTTCCAGGTCGCCAAGACGATCGATCAGGCCCGAATCTCCGTTCCACCGGAGGCCGAGCGGGTGCTCTACTCCTCCGCGGCGGTCGCGCTGAACTTCCATGAACGGGAGGATGACGGGTCGCAGCCCCATTACATTGTCAATCAACGGACGTTCAAGATCCCCGCGTGCGGCGGGTTCCAGATCTGCGATGACGTGCCGGCGATCAGAAAGTATTTTGGAGAAGACGAGATCGTGATGGCCCCGTTGGATCCGCGGGTGTGGATGGCCAGGATCGAGTACTTTCTCCGGCATGAGGAGGAACGGGAGGCGATTCGCGCCAAGGGGGCGCAACGGGCGCTCCATGAACACCTCTCGACTCATCGGGTCAGGTCCGTGCTGACCCTCTTGGGAGCGGCGTGA
- a CDS encoding glycosyltransferase family 2 protein — protein sequence MSDARPRVSVIVPVRNEERYVGGCLSRLLGQDYPGELLEILVVDCLSEDRTRAIVEELMRGHAPMPPVLRMIDDPGRERTTALNAGIRAAAGEIIMRVDARSMVPLDYVRKCVETLAATGADNVGGMQQPIAVSPMQEAVGLAMSHPFGVGDAQFRVGKKSGFVDTVYLGAFRREVFSRVGLFDDVVPVLAEDSDINQRIRNHGGTVYLNAEIRACYYPRETLRDLVALYFRYGVARAGNLVKHRKLSAWRQAVPPLFVLSLATLGLLAVTHEGSRVGFAIVLGVYVISDVGVSAFLCARRGKWHLWPRLFAVFPCMHFAWAFGLFNGLLAGFDRKVLRRAPPS from the coding sequence GTGAGCGACGCGCGGCCCCGGGTCTCTGTGATCGTGCCCGTGCGGAACGAGGAGCGGTACGTCGGGGGATGCCTCTCCCGCCTTCTCGGCCAGGACTATCCAGGAGAGCTGCTGGAGATCCTCGTTGTAGATTGCCTCAGCGAAGATCGCACGCGGGCGATCGTTGAGGAACTGATGCGCGGTCACGCCCCGATGCCGCCCGTCCTTCGCATGATCGACGACCCGGGGCGGGAACGGACCACGGCGCTCAACGCGGGGATCAGGGCCGCCGCCGGCGAGATCATCATGCGGGTGGACGCCCGATCGATGGTCCCGCTCGATTACGTCCGGAAGTGCGTGGAGACACTGGCCGCGACCGGAGCGGACAACGTGGGGGGCATGCAACAGCCGATCGCGGTGTCCCCGATGCAGGAGGCGGTCGGCCTCGCCATGTCCCACCCGTTTGGCGTCGGAGACGCGCAGTTCCGCGTGGGCAAGAAGAGCGGCTTCGTCGATACCGTGTACCTCGGCGCGTTCCGCCGGGAGGTGTTCAGCAGGGTCGGCCTCTTTGACGACGTCGTGCCCGTGCTGGCCGAAGACTCCGACATCAACCAGCGGATCCGCAACCATGGGGGGACCGTCTATCTCAACGCGGAGATCCGCGCTTGCTACTATCCTCGCGAGACACTGCGGGACCTCGTGGCCCTCTATTTTCGCTACGGCGTCGCGCGGGCGGGAAACCTGGTGAAGCATAGGAAACTGAGCGCGTGGAGGCAGGCGGTCCCGCCCCTGTTCGTGCTTTCGCTGGCGACGCTGGGGCTCCTCGCGGTGACGCACGAGGGCTCGCGCGTGGGGTTCGCCATCGTGCTGGGGGTCTATGTCATCTCCGACGTCGGGGTATCCGCCTTCCTCTGCGCCCGACGCGGGAAGTGGCATCTCTGGCCGCGCCTGTTCGCGGTCTTCCCGTGCATGCACTTTGCCTGGGCATTTGGGCTGTTCAACGGACTGCTCGCCGGGTTTGATCGGAAGGTCCTTCGCCGCGCGCCCCCATCATGA
- a CDS encoding SIS domain-containing protein has product MSFAQEYLTEVGRILQQFDPDLIEQAATLLADTRARGGRLFVLGVGGGAANASHAVNDFRKIVGLEAYAPTDNVAELTARVNDDGWESAFEGWLRVSRITAGDLILVFSVGGGDVEKNVSPNLVQALQYGKQQGSRILGVVGRRDGFTAKVADVCIIVPQVNPAHVTPHTEAFQSVILHLLVSHPKLKHTQTKWESLR; this is encoded by the coding sequence GTGAGCTTCGCGCAGGAGTACCTCACTGAGGTGGGCCGTATCCTCCAGCAGTTCGATCCCGATCTTATCGAGCAGGCCGCGACCCTGCTGGCTGACACCCGCGCGCGAGGCGGGCGTTTGTTTGTTCTCGGCGTCGGCGGCGGTGCCGCCAATGCCTCGCACGCCGTCAACGATTTCCGAAAGATCGTCGGGCTCGAGGCATACGCCCCGACCGACAATGTGGCTGAATTGACCGCGCGGGTCAATGACGACGGATGGGAGAGCGCGTTTGAGGGGTGGCTTCGCGTGAGCCGGATCACGGCCGGCGACCTCATCCTGGTCTTCTCCGTCGGCGGGGGGGACGTCGAGAAGAACGTGAGCCCGAACCTTGTCCAGGCGCTTCAATATGGGAAGCAGCAGGGATCTCGCATCCTGGGCGTGGTGGGCCGCCGTGACGGATTCACCGCCAAGGTCGCGGATGTGTGCATCATAGTGCCCCAGGTCAACCCGGCCCACGTGACGCCCCATACGGAGGCCTTCCAATCGGTCATCTTGCACCTCCTGGTGTCTCATCCGAAGCTCAAACACACGCAGACCAAGTGGGAATCGCTCAGGTGA
- a CDS encoding HAD family hydrolase, which produces MSGARRAVFLDRDGVLNEAVVRDGKPYSPAGLDEVVIPADVPEALRALRGAGFALIVATNQPDVARGIQPRAVVEEINAALRARLPLDDIFVCYHDDSDGCACRKPHPGLLFRAAAEYGIDLARSFMIGDRWRDVEAGRRAGCLTVRLEGHYQEDGPESHPDYIAPSLSAAASWIIRHPVSAGGTP; this is translated from the coding sequence GTGAGCGGGGCGCGCCGTGCCGTCTTTCTTGACCGAGACGGCGTCCTCAACGAGGCGGTGGTGCGAGACGGGAAGCCGTACTCTCCGGCGGGTCTGGATGAGGTGGTGATCCCTGCGGACGTTCCGGAAGCGCTGCGTGCCCTCCGCGGCGCGGGGTTTGCGTTGATTGTGGCCACCAATCAACCCGATGTCGCCAGGGGGATCCAACCGCGCGCGGTAGTGGAAGAGATCAACGCGGCGCTCCGTGCCCGACTTCCCCTCGACGACATTTTCGTATGCTACCATGACGACTCCGACGGTTGCGCCTGCCGGAAACCACATCCGGGGCTACTGTTCCGGGCGGCGGCCGAATACGGGATCGATCTCGCGAGGAGTTTCATGATCGGAGATCGGTGGCGAGACGTCGAAGCCGGCCGCCGGGCTGGATGCCTCACCGTCCGTCTGGAGGGGCATTACCAGGAGGACGGGCCTGAGAGTCATCCAGACTACATTGCCCCGTCGCTCTCTGCCGCAGCGTCCTGGATCATCCGGCACCCGGTGTCCGCAGGGGGGACCCCATGA